The nucleotide sequence gaaaagttcaaagaatttcagagtgaagtggagaatcatcgtaacaaaaataaaagtttctatgatatgatcgcagaagtaaaatatttgagttacaagtttggccttcagttaaaacaatgtgaaatagtttcactactcacgccacctggaacaccacagtgtaatggtgtgtctgaacgtcataaccatgctttattagatatggtgcgatctatgatgtctcttactgatctaccactatcgttttggggttatgcattagagacagctacattcacgttaaatagggcaccatctaaatccgtggagatgacaccgtatgaactgtggtttggcgagaaacctaagctgttgtttcttaaagtttgggactgcgatgcttatgtgaaaaagtttcaacatgataagcttgaacccaaatcggagaagtaaatcttcataggatacccaaaagaaaatgttgggtacaccttctatcacagatccgaaggcaagttattcgttgctttgaatggatcctttctagagaaggagtttctctcgaaagaagtgagtgggaggaaagtagaacttgatgaggtaactgtacctgctcccttattggaaagtagttcatcacataaatctgttcctgtgactactacaccaattagtgaggaagctaatgatgatgatcatgtaacttcagatcaagttactaccgaacctcgtaggtaaaacagagtaagatccgcgccagagtggtacggttatcctattctagaggtcgtgttacttgaccatgacgagcctacgaactatgaggaagcgatgatgagcccagattccgcgaaatggcttgaggccatgaaatctgagatgagatccatgtatgagaacaaagtatggactttgattgacttgcccaatgatcggcgagccattgagattaaatggatcttctagaggaagatggacgctgatagtagtgttactatctacaaagctagaattgtcgcaaaaaggtttttcgacaagttcaaggtgttgaccacaatgagagtttctcactcgtatctatgcttaagtctgtccgaatcatgttagcaattgccgcattttatgaaatctggcaaatggataaacaaaattgcattccttaatggatttattaaagaagagttgtatatgatgcaaccagaaggttttgtcaatcctaaaggtactaagaaaatatgcaagctccagtggtccatctatggactggtgcaagcatctcagagttggaatatacgctttgataagttgatcaaagcatatagttttatacagacttacggtgaagcctatatttacaagagagtgagtgggagcactacatcatttctgataagtatatgtgaatgacatattgttgatcggagataatgtagaattattctgcaaagcataaaggagtgtttgaaaggagtttttcaaagaaagaccccggtgaagctgcttacatattgagcatcaagatctatagagatagatcaagacgcttgataagtttttcaatgagtacataccttgacaagattttgaagtagttcaaaatggaacagttaaagaaagagttcttgcctgtgttacaaggtgtgaaactgagaaagactcaaagcccgaccacggcagaagatagaaagagaatgaaactcattccctatgccttggccataggttctataaaatatgccatgctgtgtaccagatctattgtataccctacactgtttttggcaagggagtacaatagtgatctaggagtggaacactggacagcggtcaaaattatcctcagtggaataaggatatgtttctcgattatggaggtgacaaaaaggttcgtcgtaaagggttacgttgatgcaaattttgacactgatccagatgactctaaatctcaatctggatacatattgaaagtgggagcaattagttagagtagctccgtgcagagcattgttgacatagaaatttgcaaaatacttacggatttgaatgtggcagacccattgactaaacttctctcacaagcaaaacatgatcacaccttagtaccctttgggtgttaatcacatagcgatgtgaactagattattgactctagtaaaccctttgggtgttggtcacatgtcgatgtgaactatggtgttaatcacatggtgatgtgaactattggtattaaatcacatggcgatgtgaactagattattgactctagtgcaagtgggagactgaaggaaatatgccctagaggcaataataaagttattatttatttccttatatcatgataaatgtttattattcatgttagagtTGTATTAACATGAAacataatacgtgtgtgaatacatagacaaacagagtgtcactagtatgcctctacttgactagctcgttgatcaaagatggttatgtttcctaaccatagacatgagttgtcatttgattaacgggatcacatcattaggagaatgatgtgattgacttgacccattccattagcttagcacttgatcatttagtttgttgctattgctttcttcatgacttatacatgttcctatgactatgagattatgcaactcccgtttaccggaggaacactttgtgtgctaccaaacgtcacaacgtaactgggtgattataaaggtgctctacaggtgtctccaaaggtacttgttgggttggcgtatttcgagattaggatttgtcactccgattgtcggagaggtatctctgggcccactcggtaatgcacatcactataagccttgcaagcattgcaactaatgagttagttgcaggatgatgtgttacgaaacgagtaaagagacttgccggtaatgagattgaactaggtattgagataccgatgatcgaatctcgggcaagtaacataccgatgacaaagggaacaacgtatgttgttatgcggtttgaccgataaagatcttcgtagaatatgtaggagccaatatgagcatccaggttccgttattggttattgaccggagacgtgtctcggtcatgtctacatagttctcgaacccgtagggtccgcacgcttaaagttcgatgacggttatattatgagtttatgtgttttgatgtaccgaaggagttcggagtcccggatgagatcggggacatgacgaggagtctcgaaatggtcgagacgtaaaaatcgatatattagacgactatattcggacatcggaaaggttccgagtgattcggttattttcgggagtaccggggagttacgggaattcgtattgggccttaatgggccatacgggaaaggagagaaaggcctcaaagggtggccacacccctccccatgggctggtccgaattggactagggagaaggggcgcccccttccttctccttttcccttccctttccttccctcctactcctactacttggaagggctcctagttctactaggaaagggggaatcctactcccggtgggagtaggactcccctagggcgcgccatagagagggccggtccttcccctcctccactcctttatatacgtggccaggggcaccccatagacacaataattgatcctttggatctcttagccatgtgcggtgcccccctccatcataatccacctcggtcatattgtagcggtgcttaggcggagccctgtgtcggtagaacatcatcatcatcaccacgccgtcgtgctgatggaactctccctcaaagctcgactggatcggagttcgagggacgtcctcgagttgaacgtgtgcagaactcggaggtgccgtgcgttcggtacttgatcggtcagatcgtgaagacgtacgactacatcaactgcgttgatataacgcttccatgaacggtctacgagggtacgtagacaacactctcccctcttgttgctatgcatcaccatgatcctgcgtgtgcgtagagtttttttgaaattactatgttccccaacatttccTGGCCCTAAACCCAAACTGAGATGAAAGGTAAGTAGTTCCTGGCTGAGGTGGACTTGGTATGAAATCATCTTCTTCTGACTCTGCTCCACTGTCTGACTCTGTTTCATCTGGCTCATGCTCTTGTTCAGTCTCATGCTCTTGATCATGCTGAGGCAGCTCCTGTTCCACTTGAGGGAGCTCAGCCTGTTCCTGTTCCACCAGAGTGAGCTCAGCCTGCTCCTCTTATTGTTGTTGTGTTTGCTCTTCTTGCTGGtgtgccttctccttctttggccTAATGCAACTGAACCTGATAATTGGAGGATCCTCATCATCAGAGTGAACTTGAACAAGAGAAATATATGATCTCATGCTCTCATCATGATCAAGGAAAACCTATTGGAAGTGGTTGCCATTCAGAACACAATCCTTCATGTTTTCTGTCATAGTGTTGTCCCCTATCTTAATCTCTCTTAATCCATTCCTATACACTGTCAATCCAGGAACACATCAATAAGCTCTGATCCTGCCCTCAAACTCATACCCAATTTTCTCAACCAGACTAGCAACAACAGTAGGTGTCCAATTATCTATGTCACAATAGTCATACCAAATGGAGTGGCCTTTGTGGTAATCCCCATGCTTGCCTGCACAAAGGAAATAGCCACCATGTATGACCTCAACAGAGAAGTAGTTGCTTAGGGGTCCTGCAAAACATTCAAAGTTGCAATGTTCAGACAAGATAAACAGAGACATTTATGAAGGTTCAGTCAAGCTGAAAATATTCAGTTAACTCCAAAAGTTCAGTTACTGTATCAAACCACCAATAGCTCAGTTAACTGATTAAGTAGGACCTAACCAAGGGTACTGAGCAAGTAGTAAAGTAATGTAATTGGACCAAAACAAGCAAAGTGTCAATGTTCAGTTATTATACTAAATCAAGTTCAGACATTTCAATATTCAAACAGGTTAACACATATATATTCAGTTATCTTACAGAGCAAATTTCATACATGTTGCAGAAAGAAAGCACGGATTCATGGCCTCCACTGACCAAATATATGATCTTTCATGGGCAAAATGATCATCTCATGCGCAAAACGCATCTCTTATCATGATCAACAATCAGTCCATATAAAGCAAAGAAACAGGGGAGAAGCTAGCCAGCATGGCCTCCCCTAACAGGCTCCAAAATCAAACCCTAATTTTGCTATGCAAGCCCTAGACCATCTCTAAATACAAGATCCACAACACATCAGAAACCCTTGCATTGATCTGTGGCCCTGCTAAACGTCCGCTCCTAAAATCCTGAACCCTACACCATCCGTGGCAAAAAAGGAGAGAAATAGCCCAAACCCTAGCACCTGTGCGCAATTGACTCGCACGCAAGCTCTTCCCCGGGAGCTTTCATGGACAGATCGAGCACAGAACCTGCCGGCGACGGTGACGTACCATAGAGGGGCGGCGAGGCATGGTCGTCACGACGCGACGGTGCGAGAGGGACGTGACGTAGGCCCCTCCCAAATGGTGCGGACGGTGGCGGCGCAGCGTCCGGCGACGAGCTCACGGTGTCGTCGCCACGCTCGCCCACGCCGGAGACGACGAACCACCTCGGCAGCGACAGCGAACCAGGGGAGAAGGGAGAAGCAGGGGAGTGGCTCGGGTGGGCTCGGTCGGAGCGGTTGGGCTCGATCCGACCAGGTGGCTCGATCGATCCGACCAGGTGGGGGATGCTTTAATAACTGGATGTTTTGCAAAAAAGACCTGCATGCATGCGTATTCGAGCGAGCTGGGCACATGTGGCAATCAATGCACACTTGGCATCGGTTGACTCGGGCCAGATCAGCACATACGTACACAAAACCGTATATTGGACTGTAGATGACCCTCTAGAGCAAGTTTGGTGAAACGCAAGTAAATGGACCTGTAGTGATTTTTTTCTCAATTTATAATTATACCTATTCACTCCTCTTTAAGTTTTATGTGTATCCTTCCACAAAGTACGTCGCGTTGCAAGGAGAAGGAACATTGCGTCACGTtacaagaatttttttattgaaAATTCTTCATCCGCGTCAGTTATTCTGAACTGAGGGAGCTGTATTTTTTTTCCAACAAAGTACTCCATCTAGCAATTCGGAAAGAGAAGCAATCTGATCCAAACAATAATCTGCCAAGTCATCGTCGTTATCTCACGGTAATCTCAACTGAAACAACTCCTCTCTAGACACTGCTGTTGACTCCGCCGTTTTCTCAACCCACATGGCTCTCGAAgcgcgcctccgcctcccgctcgcggggccaactccggccaccgctTTCCTCTCAGGATCCAACCCCAAACCCAGTCACATATCCTTCTCCCTCAAACCCGCCTCCACTTCTCTCTCCGCCGCCAATGCGCCGCCGCCCATCGTCGTCGTGGGCTCCGCCAACGCGGACATCTACGTCGAGGTCGACCGTCTCCCTCTTGTCGGCGAGACGGTTGCCGCGAGTGCCGGTCACAGCCTCGCCGGCGGGAAGGGCGCCAATCAAGCTGCCTGCGGGGGGCGGCTTGCGCTGGGGCCCACCTACCTCGTGGCGCGCGTGGGGGACGACGCCAACGGGCGCCTCCTCGAGGGGGCACTCGCGGACGCCGGCGGCGTCCGCCTCGACCGCGTCGCTCGCGCCCCCGGCGCGCCCTCGGGGCACGCTGTTGTCATGCTCATGCCCGACGGGCAGAACTCCATCATCATCGTTGGCGGCGCCAACATGGAGGGCTGGGCACCGGAGGTCGACCAGGAGGACCTGGACCTGATCCGGCAGGCCGGCGTGCTACTGCTGCAACGGGAGATACCCGATTGGGTCAACATTCAGGTCGCTCAGGTAGTTGCTCTAGCCCTTTCCGCTTATATACCCACTTTTGAGGTCACATTAGATTGAATTTTATGGTTCCTAAAAAAGATGAATTTTATGAGGGTTGGAATTCTTTCTCTGATAATGAAGACATGATTCAATTGAAGTTCTATTCTTTTTGTGCATTTGGGTAATTGCTTTCACTTAGTATTTGGTTGATTACTACTCCTATAGTCCCTCTGGAGATTTGCTAATGGCTTCTGGCTTGGCAATGTAAGGACACatgaggagaaaaaatattgtggTTGTTAACTTAGATTATTGGGAATGTTAAAAAAAAATCTGACGTCAGATTTTTAAGCATGGCAAATTATGTTGTCGCGAGGATGACAATTTCCTGTAGCAAGTATGGCAAATCTTGGCAAAAAACTGAACATTGCAAGGATTTGCCATGCTTGCTAAGGGAAATTGCCATCCTTGCGACAACATAATTTGCCATCTCAGGTGTTCGATTTGCTATGCTAGAAAATCTGACGTTCGATTTGTAGAGAAATCCTAGATTATTTTGTATTTATTGCATTAGCACAGATCAGTAGCTTGTGCTGCTGTGAAGCAATAATTCATGTGTCGAATGTTCTTAATTAGTTGGAATTAGCCCTTTTGATTTAGTTAGACCTGTGAATGTTTTGATGTGTTCTCTTCTTTGGTTTGCGATTCTGATCCGGTGCCTTCAACTGGACCAAAGGAGCAACGATACTAATTTGTGATACATCATGAACATGACTTAGATATTCCCTGAGTGGAATATACAGTCTCTTTTATTTGCCAAATGTAGTGGCCAGCATATTTTCAAATACGGTAATTTGTGCAAAAATGATGGAACAAGATATAAAAATAAAGAACTTTAGGTCTCTTAAAGGTTGTGGGATTTTCATAGGAATATTGCAGGATTTTAATCCTTAGGAATTTCTCCAATAACGGCCATCTGGATCATAGGATTGAGGTTCTCAAAATTCGATGAAATGCAATCTAATCCCCCCTTCCATATGAATCTTAACATGAGCACAAACgtcattttatttttcctttcagaagTCCAATGCTCTCTCGCTACATTCCTCCAAAATTCTCGTGTTACTTTCTTTTACACCATCCAAAGGGGCATTACGTGGAAAATTTCTGTGTCCTGGGATCTTGTAGAAATCCATAACACATGACATCTTAATCCTGTGTTTCTCCTATTCTTATGTTTTCTAATTCCTTTGATCCAAATAGGCCTTCTAACACTATTAGTTAGTTTGATTCAAAAGATGATTAGCAAATGAATGACAGAAGTGGAAGCAAATCATAGGAAATAATTTCTGACAAGTGACACAGTTAACGATATTTAGAAAGAAACAGTTGACAGTGACGCTGCAGGGCTGGTCAAATGTGTGTCACTCCATGACCCATGCTCTCAAGCGTAACTACTCTACTACCTCTCTCCTAGAACGGGATAGAAAATGTGAGACTGGGTAGTCTCATTAACTAACAAAATGAAAATATGACAAGGTTAAGGGAAAAAATAAGTAAAAGCATTGAATGGTTCCTCGTAACAATGGGGTGAACATGGCTATGGTACAACTATTAAGGGAATATATATGATAACGTGAAATAAAAGTTTATTGTTGTAATAAACTAATAGCACAGATGGAAACCATAAGGTTATTTTCGTTCTGTTATTGTTGGGTATGATTTCTAAGATTTTCCAGTCCACACTTTCTCCTCAATCCTCGTTTAAAGGCCACTAAGAGTAGTTCCACACTAGAGCACTTGGCATGGGTACTCGCACATAcaccctccgtccggaaatacttgtccaaggaatggatgtatctagatgtattttagttctagatacatccatttgtatccatttctacgacaagtatttccggacggagggagtactttactaGCACCGTGGTGTTGCCATCTCTTGTTTCGTTTGTGAATATTTCATTAGTTGAACAATTAGACTGGTCATGTCTGCGAAACTATTTCATTTTATTTTCGTCTATTGCAATGGTGTTTGGTTCCAGTCTGCAACTCGGTATGAAAAAGAAAAGATGTTGATGAAGTGGTGGCCATTGTTGAAGAAGAGAGAAGTTGCAGTCCGGTAAGTTGCGTCACCGGAGGCAGCCAGCGTGACAAGATGAACAGGTAGTCTTCTGCGTGTCTCGTTCGTGTAAAGAGTCGGATGTTTGGATTAGGGGGTGAATGTTGGAGTAATCCAAACTGAAGTTGTTCTAGTGCTAGTCCCGTTAGGATTAGTACTAGGATGCGACCAACGTGGCCGTATAATTAGATTAGGAAAAATACTAAGTTGAGTCCGGCTAGGACTTGGGCCTAGCTATCTAGCTGCGTTGGTACGAGTAGTACTAGGTCTTCTTTAGGTATATGTGTCAGGAGTATACCTAAGTCCAACGCAGCTAGATAGCTAGGCCCAAGTCCTAGCCGGACTCAACTTAGTATTTTTCCTAATCTAATTATACGGCCACGTTGGTCACATCCTAGTACTAATCCTAACGGGACTAGCACTAGAACAACTTCAGTTTGGATTACTCCAACAAATGGCGTCCACGTAGTACCACATCTATTGTTAATGGGTTGGGTGCTACAAATGTTACCAAACATCAACCCTAGGTACACAGACTCTGCGCGTGTGGCCTTGTAGGGGCTCACCGCACGAGGCATCTACTGAGGAGCATTTCGGGGCAGAATGTTGCCAAGGTCGTCATCCCTTTAGTAGTGTGTGTAGAGGGGAGGGGGTTGGGGTTACGCCCAACCCTTAGTGATGCACTGCCAATTTACCTCGAGTTAGATTAGCAAATAATACATGTTGGCCCGAATAGTAGCACTTCCGGGTTAACGCTTCTGAAATGAAGCTAGGGCTAAAACTCAAAACAATTGCTACACATGGGTGTGTGCCCCAGAGTGGATTGAGGTCTTAGTGAATTTGGCCTATAGGGCATTTTACACTAAATCTCGTAAAAAAATGAAGGTGCTTGCTGTCCAATGCCCACCTTTTTCGCTTAAGTGAATTTGTGTTGTGCTCTTGTCTTGCTGAACAGCtgaaattactact is from Triticum aestivum cultivar Chinese Spring chromosome 3A, IWGSC CS RefSeq v2.1, whole genome shotgun sequence and encodes:
- the LOC123061675 gene encoding ribokinase → MALEARLRLPLAGPTPATAFLSGSNPKPSHISFSLKPASTSLSAANAPPPIVVVGSANADIYVEVDRLPLVGETVAASAGHSLAGGKGANQAACGGRLALGPTYLVARVGDDANGRLLEGALADAGGVRLDRVARAPGAPSGHAVVMLMPDGQNSIIIVGGANMEGWAPEVDQEDLDLIRQAGVLLLQREIPDWVNIQVAQAAKGAGVPVILDAGGMDAPVPRELLELVDIFSPNETELARLTGMPTETFEQISQAAGACHKMGVKEVLVKLGSQGSALFVEGEEPIRQAIIPATEVVDTTGAGDTFTSAFAVALVEGKPKKECMRFAAAAASLCVGVKGAIPSMPDRETVMSLLESVQAE